In Paenibacillus xylanilyticus, the genomic window ATAGCTGCATTCAAGACGGTTTGCTTAACGAAATCCCAGACCATGCAAGCTCTGGTAACCGATCCGGAACTCATGCAAATTTTGCAACAAGATGTGACACTATCACAACAGCAGCTTCAGGAACTCAGTGAAGTGCTGTCCAAAGCGACTGTATAGGAGATAAAAAAATGAACCCAATATTAGAACACATGTCAGGCCTTCATACGCTTACTGATGACGTGATCGCAATGGATTTGTTGATAAACGCCAAGAGCGGAGTCAGAAATTACGCCATGGCTGTGACCGAATGTGCCACCCCCGAAATCAAGCAAATTTTGATGAAACAGCTCGATGAAGCGATAGTCTCTCACGAAAAGATATCAAATTACATGGTACAGCAAGGCTTATACCACCCTTACCATATTCCAGAGCAAATTCAGCTTGATCTGCAAAACATTCAAACGGCGATGAACATTCCGTCCTGACACCGTTTAACCAATGCCGGAGACTTCTGAGTGCATAGTGTACTGTGTCCATAATCCAGCAATGAAACAAGGGCGGATACACTCCGCCCTTGTTTCTGCTGCGTCACGATACAAAACTTAAACAAGCGTTTCGTTTCTTTTTCTTCGCCAGTTTTTCTTTGATATTCCTCGCGATTCTAACGGGCACATTCCATTTTAAAGTAACTTAATTACCTTTTCTAACTCATCCACCAATACTTTGGCAAGTTCAAAATTAGTCTCTTTTAAAGCCAATTCTATTTTCATTTCAACTGATTTTTTCTGTTGTTCAGTTTCTAAATAATCTTTATCAAAATGACTAGCATAAATCATCTGTCTAAATTCCTGCATACTCATTTTGCTAATTGTTTTATCATTAATGATTAAAACATAATCCATACCATTTACAACAGAATAAAAATCATGAGAAATCATGAGAATCGCACCTTTATAGTCTTCAATAGCTTTTTCCAGTGCAATTTGTGAGTAAGTGTCTAGATGGCTTGTCGGTTCATCAAGAAGCAACACGCCCGCTTGACTGCCAGAAACCTTAGCCAGTTGAAGCATGTTTTTTTCTCCACCAGATAATGATTCAATCTTTTGATCAAGGATTTCTCCTTCAAATCCATAATCTATAAGATGCAATCTAATCTCATCATACGTTTTAAACCCAGCATCTATGAAATCATGTAGGATGGTATTCGAATCTTTTAGCATTTCACCTTGAAGCTGAGATAAATAAGCCACATTCACATCATCATTTATTTCAATGGAAGCCTGATTGTTTTTATAGATTTCACGGAGTAAAGTGGTTTTCCCGGTACCATTCGGACCGATCAGGGCTACTTTATCTGTTGATTTGATCTCGAAATTCACATTTTCCAAGAGCAGCTCGTCAAAGGAAACGCTATAATTATTGACTTTCACGACAACAGTGTCTTCGATTTCCTTATCGATACCAAAACGGATATTTGGCTGCTTAATATCGACAAATGGCTCTTTTATTCGACGTGCTTCCAATCTCTCTTGAAACTTGACTCTGGCTTTTAACGCTCTGCCTCTGGAGGCTTCCGAATTATACGTGGCGATCTCTCTGAGATTGTCGATGATATGATCGTATCTCTCGATCTCTTCAGCTTCAGCAACCGCGATTTCTTGCAGCTCGATCTTAGTCTGAAGCAGCGAGAAGTTGTACTCGATATATCGCCCGTCAAACTCTTGGATCTCCGTGTTTTCAAGGTGAATAATTTTGTTGAAACAATGATTCAGTAGATAACGGTTGTGTGTAACAACCAGCAGCATTCCCTTGTGGGAATTTATTAATTTTTTAAGTGAATTTAGGTTTTCAAAGTCCAAAAATACATCGGGTTCATCCATAATCAATAAGTCTGGACGATTGAGCATTTCCTTCATCACTTGAATAAGTTTAAATTCCCCACCACTCACGTCGGATATATTGAGATCTTTGAGTTTCATGAGGTTGGCCAGGTTTAGCTGCTTATTAATGGTGTTTTCGAAATTGTCCCCATCCATCGCTTCGAATGCATCCAAAGCCAATTGAACCTTCTCCATCAGCGAATCCATGTCAGACGTGGTAGACATCTCCGCATACAGAGCTGTGATTTCATCCTGTATCTTAATAAATTCTTCGCCGATATATTCAAATACGGTTGTTTCTTTCGTTTTGTCGACTTGCGGGAACTGACTGACATACCCTATTTTGCATTCCGGGTCTATCTCTAACTTGCCCTCGAACAAATATCTTTCCGGATCTATCAGTATATCGACGAGTGTACTTTTCCCACTGCCACTTGTTCCTATAAAAGCACAATGCTGTGCCTCTTCTAACGTAAATGAAATGTTGTTATATAGTTCTTTTTGCGGAAATGAGAAGGATAAGTTTTCAACTTTTATCATCGTGTTACCTTTCTTTATAACCTTAATGGTGACTATTATTAAATAAATTATTGAACACAGACTTTCAGAGTAACACTGTTTACCAACTAGATCAATCTATTTAATGATGTTCAGGAGTTGTTTTTAATGGTATTTTTGCATAGTGTAAAGCAAGACACTTAGACGTATAAGCTCTGATTTAATTTTACATTAGACCTACGCTTAGGATAAAACAAAAAGACTCCGGCTCTCGAAGAGGAAGTCTTCAGAAATTTTACCCTTTAACTAAAATGGGAGGGATAATACGATAGACACTTTATCCCTTAGTGCATCATTTCTATATGGTATTCATAAAAAGCTAATTTTATCTGTTTTCCCCAGTTAGGTTTTTAAAATGTAATGACAATTTTACCTACAGCATGATGTGTTTCACTCAAAGCATGTGCATCATAAATCCCCTGTCTGCTAAACGGGAATGTTGCCCCTACTATGGATTTCATCTTTTTGTCTTCCATCAGATCAGCTATTTTCTGCAATTGATCACCGTCTGGCTGCAGCCAAATCCCCTTTGCTAATACGTGGTGAGACTTAGCCATATCATGGTCGGGTTGACCAACAATAGTAATCAGTCTTCCGGTATTGGGTTTAAGCACTTTATAGCTGTTCTCAGCTACTACTCCACCCATCGTGTCAAATACTAAATCGATCTCTTTTAGAATCTCTTCAAATTTTTCCTTTTTGTAATCAATGACTTGATCCGCACCCAGTGAATAGAGAAGTTCATGGTTTTTTTCACTTGCTGTTGTAACAACGTGAGCGCCGGCATACTTTGCTAATTGAATGGCATACATCCCTACACCACCTGCACCAGCATGGATAAGTACAGTCTCACCTTCTTTTAGATGGCCATGTGTAAACAAAGCCTGCCAAGCCGTCAAACCTGCTAAAGGTACAGCCGCTGCCTCCTTATATGAGATGGAATCTGGTATTTTTGCCAGTAGGTGCTCATCAACGGCTGTATATTCAGCATATGTCCCGAAACGAGTGGTTTCAGGACGACTGAATACCCGGTCCCCTACGTTCCACTTCGAAACGTTTGAACCTATTTCAGAAATAACTCCAGCTGCATCCCAACCTAAGATAATAGGGAATTCCCAATCAAACATTTGCTTTAAGTAACCTTCTCTTAATTTCCAATCAATTGGATTAATCGATGTAGCCTCTAGTTTTACAACCACTTGATTAGCTTCTGCCCTTGGTTTATCCACTTCCTGCTCAACTAACACATCTTTGCTTCCATATTGATTAATCACAATTGCTTTCATTTTTTGAACACTCCTCTAAGCTAATAGCATTTTACGTGCAATCCCCGATTATCGATTTATATCTCGTCACTGCATTTTCATAAATTTGGTCATAACTTATGTTTCAACAACTAATACAAAGTTATACCAATAATCCATTTGAATTTTTACTAACTGCCTTTAATCATTCTAAAAACAAGATTACAAACGAAAAAATACCTGCCCCCTCCCGGGCAGGTATTAAAGGTGAATCGTATGAATGGCTTACCAATGTCGATCACTAAATATCAGTCCAGAAGACTGTAGATCTGAATGCTCTCCACCTTGGCATCCTTGATATGAAACGACATCACATCCACATAATTGGACGGCTCGTAACGGAAGTCATCCTCTTCATCTGGAGCTCCATCACCTAGCAGTTTCCCCTCAGGGTAGGCGTTTTTGAGTGTATCCAGGCTGTCTCCTGCTTTAATGTTTCGTACTGTTGCATACTTAGGATCTGTTATCTCGATATGAAAGATGGAGTCTTGTTTCCCCTCCGGTATACTGATTGTTTTAATTTCCAGACCAGGATACGTATATACCTTTTCTGTAAAACCGATTAACGTATCCATGTTGGTTCCATCGTCGGCAGTGTACGTATGGGATTTCAGATTATCCGGTTTGCCGAGCATCTGTTCCATCTGTTCTTCATTCGCTGTGTCCGAAATCGCGATGGTGTGCTCATTATAGACAAAAGCAAGCTCCTTCAGCACCACATTGCCTTCCTTCTCCATCGAACCTTCCTTAATCGCTTCACCACTCTGTTCTTCGGAATTTTCAGAAGGTGGTGCTGTGGAATTCGATGCTTCTTCACCTTTGCTTTGTTCATTTGCTGTGTTCTGTCCGGTAGCTGGAGATGTAGCATCACTGGACTGACAGCCCGTTAATGCCCCCGTTAGTAAAGCACCTAGTACGATAAAACCTGCTGCTTTCTTGGTTAACTTCATCATGATCCCTCCATAAATGTGTGATTTGTTCTTATGAAGTGATTATAAAAAAAGCATTTGTTAGTCTCATAACAGAAATGTACCAATCTTGTAACGTTACCTAATTAGGCTTGGGTTTAGAATGCGGTCTACACACGAGGCAGAACAATCGTAACAGTCGTTCCTTCCCCGATCTGACTTTCCATGTCGATATATCCATTAAAGCGCTCTACAATCTCCTTGCAAATCGAAAGTCCAAGACCTGAACCGTTCGCTGTACTTGCATTTTTTGCTCGGTAAAAGCGTTCCTGCACTCTCTCCAGTTCATCGCTCGCGATCCCGATACCTTGATCACGTATCCGAATAACGACCTCGTTTGGCGTATGTTCCATCTCTACATTAATCTGTGAGTGATTGCCTGAGTATTTGATAGCGTTGTCCACAAGGTTGGCAATCGCATGGGACATTAACATTGGATTGATGTTGGCGTAAACTCTTGTTGTATCCTCATCATCCGGTTTTTCCTGTGCTTTACTAACCATAATCTTGATCCCTTTATCCTGGGCCTTCGCTTCCATATTCATTGCGACTTGCTGAATCAGTTCGTTCATTTCCGTTTTCTCGGCTTCCAGTTCGTTAGAACCAGCCTTGTCGAAGCGGGATAACAGCAACAGTTCATTAATCAAGCGTGTAAGTCGATCCGACTCCTGCAGCAGGTGACCGTAGATTTTTTGCAGTTCCTTGTTCTCATTCTCCCCTTCAACCAAGTATTGAGAGAAACCACGAATGGCTGCCAAGGGTGTTTTTAACTCGTGAGATACGTTGGAGACAAATTGTTTCTGGTACTGAATGTAATCATGCAGCTGACGCCCCATGGAATCCAGCCCATCTGCCAGCATGCCCATCTCATCCTTCCGGTTAAGATGAACTCTCCGAAACTCTTGTCTCGAGAAACTTTGCACTGCGCCAAGCAGCACCTTAATCGGCTTGGTTGTGTTGCGGGCAATCCACAGACTGGCTAACGTAATTAGCACAATGAATCCGCCTGCACCCACAAACAGGATATAACGGATTTGGTCCATAATCGCATAAAAGTACGAAATGTCGTCCACGAACTCATACACATAAGCATTTTCGTAAAATTGATTCTGAATGGGAGTTGCAAAATAAAGCAGGTGATCTTCCGTTACTGTGTAGGCATAACTGCCGCTCAGGGCTTTCTCAATATTTTTGTCAAAAATAAGCGGTTTGCCATCATTAATGATGATGCCATCCACAGCCAAGCCCAGCAATTGCTTGGAGCTGTCGTAGATACGCACTTCTTTGCCTGATGCTTTCAGCTTCTCCAGAGCAAGTCTGACGATTTCCTGAGTCTGTGGCTCTCCTGTAGATGATCTATGCTGTGCCAACACCTCACGGAAGGACAACTCGGACAGATCCGCCTTCTCCATCATCTGTTTTTCAATGGTAATGAAGCTGTAATAATCAATGGCTTTATTCACCGCAAAAATGATGATGCCAAAGGACAGTACGGAGAAAAATAAAAAATTCAGCAGTAACCGGGTTGCATACTTCAGGCCTCGCCACCTCCAAGTTGATAGCCGAATCCATAGATCGTCCTGACATACTTCGGTTCGTCCGCGTTATCCTCCAGCTTCTTCCGCAATCGCATGATGGTCATATCCACACTGCGACTGTCTCCCATGAAGTCATATCCCCATCCGATCTGCAGCAGCTCATCCCGGGTAAAGATTTTGTCCGGCCTTCTGAGTAACGTTTCCAGAATTTTAAACTCTTTGGCTGTTAAAGACACGGGCACACTGTTCTTCAGCACCCTTCGGCTTTCCAGATCAAATGTAAGCTCTTCATGAATGATGCGTGTAGATTTCACCTCAGTACCTTCACTGGATTCCTCCTTGCTCTCGTTTCTTCTCAGAATCACCTTGATCCGAGCGAGCAATTCACGATTGTCAAAGGGTTTGGTCATGTAATCCTCCGCCCCCAGCTCAAGTCCGAGCACCTTGTCGATAACCTCATTTTTGGCAGAGAGCATGATCACTGGAACGGCGCGTTTGCCGGTGATTTCCTTGCATAGGTCATATCCGGAGCAGTCAGGCAGCATCAAGTCAAGCACCACTAAATCGGGTTGAAAAGATTCGAGCAAATGCAGG contains:
- a CDS encoding ABC-F family ATP-binding cassette domain-containing protein; its protein translation is MIKVENLSFSFPQKELYNNISFTLEEAQHCAFIGTSGSGKSTLVDILIDPERYLFEGKLEIDPECKIGYVSQFPQVDKTKETTVFEYIGEEFIKIQDEITALYAEMSTTSDMDSLMEKVQLALDAFEAMDGDNFENTINKQLNLANLMKLKDLNISDVSGGEFKLIQVMKEMLNRPDLLIMDEPDVFLDFENLNSLKKLINSHKGMLLVVTHNRYLLNHCFNKIIHLENTEIQEFDGRYIEYNFSLLQTKIELQEIAVAEAEEIERYDHIIDNLREIATYNSEASRGRALKARVKFQERLEARRIKEPFVDIKQPNIRFGIDKEIEDTVVVKVNNYSVSFDELLLENVNFEIKSTDKVALIGPNGTGKTTLLREIYKNNQASIEINDDVNVAYLSQLQGEMLKDSNTILHDFIDAGFKTYDEIRLHLIDYGFEGEILDQKIESLSGGEKNMLQLAKVSGSQAGVLLLDEPTSHLDTYSQIALEKAIEDYKGAILMISHDFYSVVNGMDYVLIINDKTISKMSMQEFRQMIYASHFDKDYLETEQQKKSVEMKIELALKETNFELAKVLVDELEKVIKLL
- a CDS encoding sensor histidine kinase, with amino-acid sequence MNKAIDYYSFITIEKQMMEKADLSELSFREVLAQHRSSTGEPQTQEIVRLALEKLKASGKEVRIYDSSKQLLGLAVDGIIINDGKPLIFDKNIEKALSGSYAYTVTEDHLLYFATPIQNQFYENAYVYEFVDDISYFYAIMDQIRYILFVGAGGFIVLITLASLWIARNTTKPIKVLLGAVQSFSRQEFRRVHLNRKDEMGMLADGLDSMGRQLHDYIQYQKQFVSNVSHELKTPLAAIRGFSQYLVEGENENKELQKIYGHLLQESDRLTRLINELLLLSRFDKAGSNELEAEKTEMNELIQQVAMNMEAKAQDKGIKIMVSKAQEKPDDEDTTRVYANINPMLMSHAIANLVDNAIKYSGNHSQINVEMEHTPNEVVIRIRDQGIGIASDELERVQERFYRAKNASTANGSGLGLSICKEIVERFNGYIDMESQIGEGTTVTIVLPRV
- a CDS encoding response regulator transcription factor; this translates as MKKILVIDDEIAIRDLIELVLRRENYDVQTAEDGKTGLHLLESFQPDLVVLDLMLPDCSGYDLCKEITGKRAVPVIMLSAKNEVIDKVLGLELGAEDYMTKPFDNRELLARIKVILRRNESKEESSEGTEVKSTRIIHEELTFDLESRRVLKNSVPVSLTAKEFKILETLLRRPDKIFTRDELLQIGWGYDFMGDSRSVDMTIMRLRKKLEDNADEPKYVRTIYGFGYQLGGGEA
- a CDS encoding spore coat protein, which gives rise to MNPILEHMSGLHTLTDDVIAMDLLINAKSGVRNYAMAVTECATPEIKQILMKQLDEAIVSHEKISNYMVQQGLYHPYHIPEQIQLDLQNIQTAMNIPS
- a CDS encoding NADP-dependent oxidoreductase, whose protein sequence is MKAIVINQYGSKDVLVEQEVDKPRAEANQVVVKLEATSINPIDWKLREGYLKQMFDWEFPIILGWDAAGVISEIGSNVSKWNVGDRVFSRPETTRFGTYAEYTAVDEHLLAKIPDSISYKEAAAVPLAGLTAWQALFTHGHLKEGETVLIHAGAGGVGMYAIQLAKYAGAHVVTTASEKNHELLYSLGADQVIDYKKEKFEEILKEIDLVFDTMGGVVAENSYKVLKPNTGRLITIVGQPDHDMAKSHHVLAKGIWLQPDGDQLQKIADLMEDKKMKSIVGATFPFSRQGIYDAHALSETHHAVGKIVITF